From Strigops habroptila isolate Jane chromosome 16, bStrHab1.2.pri, whole genome shotgun sequence:
GCAGCTGTTTGAAAGAGGCTggaaagcagaactgctgctcaGACACCTCACCAGAGCCATCAAACCCCCAGCGAGCCTGGCTAGCCTTAACAGACTGCAACAGAACTGCCTGCCCTCCAGTGCTGATAGAATACTGCAAACAAGACAGTAAGTAAACATCCAATGTGAATTCCAGGCTTTCTCCATAAATGAATTCTAGGCTTTCTCTATTCATCTGTTAAGAGTCAGCTGCTTTCaaggaattatttcttttcctggagcTCAGTCCCCTTAACTGAAGTTGCTAAAGCACAATTTCAGATGTACCCTGCCTGCCTCAGCTTCTAATATGATTACAAgcttctatgattttatgattctaatatAAATTCAGTAAGTGCTGAGCTATAACAATACAAACAGAACCAAACAACTGACACTTCAAGTCCAAATGGGCATTAGAATTAAATGGGCTTAACCTGTTAAATAAGAGATGTTATGGATACTAGTTTTTTGGGGGTGACTGGTCCTGTAGATTACATTATGCCTCCTGTGCGCAGAGGTCCAGTGGATTaaattcaaggccaggctggacggggcttggagcaacctgctctagtggaaggtgtccctgcctgtggcaggagctggatgagctttaagctcccttccaacccaaaccagtctgggattctatgtgaACTTTAGTGCCTGCTCTCTACCACCACTGCCTCTTCAGTACCAACACCATACGTACGAAATTCCTGttctattttctgcttcagaaactccattttctttgcttccccATGGACCAGGAGAACATTGCGAGGCTCAGCCTGGCGAATCAGCTGCATGATCCCCTTGGCATCTGCGTGCGCGCTGAAGGACATGTACTCCACCTGCATCTTCACTTCCAGCTGTGGaggagcagaaagcacaggCTTTGTGCATCTGGAAGTGCTTTGGCTCACCACAGTGCGTATCCCACACACAGACAgaccccagctcctgctggatTTAgtttaaagaaggaaacaaaagtgAATTTCCCAATGAATTGGAAAAGAACCTCATTTCCCAATGAAACGAGGTTGGAGTCAGAGCTGCTTGTCAGCACACACTGAAGGTGATGcttttaataaacagaaaagcttttaataacTGAAAGGCTCAAAGTACCCAatttcagagcacagaaatTGTTGCACATTTGCCAAAACAAATCAATACTTAAGGACAGTGGGTATCAGTTTAATACTACGACTGCCtaaaaatgtatcattttaaCGTGACTAATGGGGCCTCAATcttaatcattaaaaatatgccCTGACAAAACCTTATGGCAGAAAAAGACACGCTGTTGCCAATGCAAAGGGGAAAACCCCCCTAGTCCAACACCAAAGAAAATGTCCCTTggctgttttcagtgttgtATGTGGCATATTCCCATTACATCTACGTGGTGTTTAACTGCCACCTGAAGTTCTAAAGAGCTTCCTCCAAATGATCCCCCTTGAAAATCAAACTTACGATTTGTCTTCCTTCCATCTCCAGCTTGCGCTGCCCGCTCAGGATCTTGTGGCCTACGGTCCCCTGCACGCAGTAGCCAGGCATGATCACCtgaggaggagagcagaaatCCCTCCAACTCTACCCCTGGACTGTGGTGTTATAAATACCTCAGCTTTGTGCATTTGTGGATGGAAGTTTGTGTTCTTCCCAAGTCATTTAACCCTGGTGCTCAGGAAAAGCTTTCCTGCAACATTTGTTCTTATCACAACCACTCATATGATAATATATATAGTATGATAAAATATATGATATGATATCATATCATATGATAGGTTACAATAGAATGAGATTATATAATATGATAGAATACAATAGAATGTAGTAGAATATAACAATATAATAGCATATGATATATAATTAGAacagataaaacaaaatacaatagACTATGATATAATAGAATAGTCATATCATACCATATTAGATCTGTTATGTTCTATTATATTCTATCATTCATTATATTATATAATCTAGTCTATAATACCACATCATATCTTACCCTATATCattatatgtattatattacattatatATCATATTGTAGTCTGTTACTTTCTATTACATTCTATCATATTGTATAATATTGTTATATTCTGTAACATTGTATTATATTCTATCATTTTGTTGTATGTATATTCTGTTACATTCTATTACATTCTATTATATTGTATCATTAGTTTATATTCTGTTACATTCTATTACAGTGTATCATAATGTGTGACATTCTATTATATTGTTACATTCTATTCTATTCTGCTACATTCTATTACAGGCATATTCTGTTGTATTCTATCATATTCTGTTACATTCTATTATATACTGTTAAATTCTATCATATTCTGTTATATTCTATTACAGGCTATTATATGCTATCATGTTCTGTTACATTCTATTATATTCTGTTAAAGTCTCTCATATTCTATTATATTCTATCATATTCTGTTTACATTCTATTATATTCTATCAttgttatatttattatattttgttACATTCTATTACATTCTGTTAAATTCTACCACATTCTATCATATTCTGTTATATTCTGTTACATTCTATTACATTCTGTTAAATTCTGTTACATTCTGTTATAGTCTATTCTGTTATAGTCTGTTACATTCTATTACATTCTATGATATTTTGTTCTATTATATTCCATCATATTCTGTCATATTCTATTACAGTCTATTACATTCTATCATATTCTGTTACATTCTAGTATTCTATTTATTATATTGTTAGTCTGTTACATTCTGTTACATTCTATTATATTCTATCGTATTCTATTATATTCTGTTACATTCTATCATTTGGTTATATTCTATTATAATCTATCATATTCTCTCATATCTATTACATTCTATTATACTCTGATACATTCTATTATTACATTCTATTCTATCATATTTTGTTATATTCTATTATATTCTATCATATTCTATTACAGTCTATTACATTCTATCATATTCTGTTATATTCTATTACAGTCTATGCTATTATATTCTGTTACATTCTGTTACAGTCTATTATATTAAATTCTATTATGTTCCATGATATTCTATCAttgttatatttattatattgttACATTCTATTACATTCTGTTACTTTCTAATACATTCCGTTATATTCTATTACATTCCACTGCATTATGATAGTATAAAACATAATGTAACATATAACATATAATATATAATGAGATATATATACCTATTGTATATAATCCCCATTGGCAGGATgaatggaactagatgatcttaaggtcctttccaaccatattctatgattctatctatAAAATGATAATATAATGCATATAATGTTATCGTATTAATACAAACCATCACTCAAGGAACCAGGATTTCTTACCATATTCTTTTCATTCCCAGCCCATTTCCTGAAGATTTGAAGGGACTGTCCTGCATGGAGCATACCTGGGGTTGCAAACACCACCTGCAATTCAAAGATACATCAAGAATCACCCCAGGAACCAGGGGTTTCCCCATTATTTATAATATAGAAATACCCTGAAACTGGGGAGAATCTCCAGTAATACCCATTACACCACATTAACTACATCAAAGCTgtaatggggttttttgctattttatttctccCACTTTGTCTAATTTCACATCACTTCAACTGCTTTTTAGGAGATTTCTGTGAGCATCCACAGTGCGATAAAAACTTTGAATGGTTTTAGGTTGGTACCATCATGCTCAACAGGTTCctctttcagctgctgccaaCTAAACCTGTCAGAAATAAAGCCTGTACTAAGAGATTGGGTGTTGTAAAGGATTGTGCCCACCTACCATCGGCCCTGGGTTGTCTGCAAAGGCCCGATCAAAGGCTTTGATGTGTTTGAATTCAAACATGTTCCTCTGCACAAAGGTTTTCCGAATCTTCTGGTTGGTCCAAGTGATGAAGAGCTTGTAGTAGTGATTGGCCTTCTCCGTCAGGCCCGTGGAGAAGTAAATGGGAGCCTTCAAGTTCATTCTTTCCCTGGAGGAAGAAGAGTCCCAGATACCTGTGAGGGACAAATGAGGATCCCAGCTATCCATGCTCACAGTCCATAAACCTGTGTAGTCCCAACAGAGTTTTTGCACATACCCTGCTCTCTATGAGCTACACAATAAATTATATACAGGTTATAACAGTGCTACATCACTGTGCATTGACTTACTACAAAGTAGCTTTAATCCAATTCTCCTTCCACCCATTACAGGCAACTTCCTTCCATTACATTCTGCTGTGGAGAATAATACCCCATGATACTGCTTATAATTACATATTATATCCAAGTTTAATATTTGTTCATCCCTCCTCCTGGAAAACAATTTTACAATGTGGTAAagagaaaatcagtattttaaagggCAATTAATTGATCCTGAGTGACTGGGGGAGGAGTGGAGAACgactggggagaaggaaagggttAGTTTGCTGCTTAGTCAGGAATGctgggaaagaaatggaaagaagtaATTCCATAATCACCAGCATGGGCTGACATGCAGAGCAATGCTAATGTGCTAAACAGACAtagaagaggcagagaaaccTGCCAGGGCCACAACCTGAGGAggacaaaaaaaaggaggtggGACATGCACAGAAGAGACTGCACTCACCAGAAGGTTtccaataaaatacaaagttcCTGGGCACGTCCAAGAGCAAAAACTGGGATGAGAACCTGCAATTAAGGGATGATTTACAGTCTGTGAAACCAAACAGCATGTAAATGGGTATCAGTTCTGAACAAGCCTCTCTCACTTTCTGATACTCTCTTGGTGACCTTCCTTTCCACAACCGAGGTACTGAAACATCATTTACTGGGTGGTAAGTGTGTGTCTTCCCTGCATTTGGAGGGGTTCATGGTAACAGATACAGCACACGGCAGGATACTGAACAGACAGACTTGGCTACACTGGAAATCATTCCTGATCAAGTTTAAAAGCAGTAATTGAACAGTCAGTTTCTTAATTTACAGGACTAAGAGGATGTTTCAGTGCACAGATACAGACCAATTTTACCTTTACCCTCCCTATTTGCAGACCGTAAGCACAGCATTTCCCTGACTGCCTCATGAACTCACTGTCTGGGTTCTCCTTGGTGTAGTTTAAGTGTTCAATTGTCTCTCTTTTAAAGTATAGATGGAGGAATATAAAAATGCCTTCAGTTTCATGCAGTGATCACATGTAGGTGCCCAAATTAATCAGCAGCCAACGAGAGCTTCTCAGAGGAAAACCCACACCACTTATGTTATGGAAGGGCCAtaccttccctcctctttctaCAGTCTCATGAACTTTCTTCAGGAAGTCTCTTTCTCTGCAGCGTTTGGAGTCTCTGATGGTTGTGGCATAGGTGGATTCAGTGATCAGTAAATCCGGGCGACACTTATCGATCCAGGCAGCACTAGAACAAGAGGAATTAAATCAACTGAAGAGATGGTGTCAGGCAGTTCTGAGCTGCAAGTctcaaagacaggaaaacaggTTCCCAGATGTGATCAGCCTGCCCAAAGTCacctggagctctgcagcagcaccaggacccCTCTCTGCAGGCCACCCCTTTGTCAAACTAATCCAGCTTAGAACAGAGATTGCAGGTTTTGAAAAGCAATTCTTCTCCAGGCTAttacttgttttaaatgcactgaaatattATTCTAAATAGCACTAATATTATAAGAAGTCTCATATCTACCAGTAAAATGAACATTAAAGTTTGTGATTGGCACTCTCTTAGAAAGTAAATACATTTAGAAGATAGCACgagcagaaaacatttcaaacatCAAAGTCCTGTTGTCACACAGCcttaaaaacagatttatgtGAGTATAGAGCAGCTTACGTTAAGGTCTTTCTGGAAGACTCAATGTAAATCTGTTCACTCTCACAATTCAAAGCTGCATTTACCTTCCCAGCAAAGACATCACTAAATGTTCCCGTCTCCTGACAAAGAATCACTGCTGAAAGCCCCTGGTATTGACAGAAGCTGTGCTGAAATCCTCCTGTCAGAAATACCCACAACTCAGCTTGCGACTTACCCTAAATGTCTGTCTGGAGTCATGTTATAATCACCCTaatggaagaggagaaatgCATTAATACTCTCTAGGAATGAGAGATGCCACCAGAAGGTGTCTGTATTCGGCTGTCCATACTCACTGTGTACACGACTGACTCGCACCCAACCTTGATCTGGAACATGGCTGCTCCCAGCACGTGGCCTGCGTAGTACGCCTTGATCTCCAGCTCCTCATCCACCTGCACCAACAGGCAAGCACTGTGTTAGTGCAAACACCTTGGAGGAACCCAAACCTGCTCTGCCTTCAACAACCCCCCCGCTGGTACGACCCCTGAGCGTGCAGAGGTGATCACTCACCTGCACTGTCTGGTGCAGATGCACAGCAACCACTTTTTTCATGCAGTCTTTAATCATTTGGGAAGTGAAGAAGTTGGTTTCCCCTTTCTTGTCTACAGTTATTTTCCTGTAGTCCTCCAGGAGGATGGGGCAGATGGCCTTGGTAGGATGTGTCATGTAAATGGGCCCATCATAACCCACCATCTCACTGAAATAGGGTAAAGCTCCACAATGGTCCAGGTGGAAGTGGCTGCAAGAAGACATACAAGGATAAGGGTGATGCTGCACAGGATTCAGCCTGCCTGGTTCTTGGatcttcaggtttttaaatagCCAAATGTCAATGATCAACGTACAACATGTTTGGGTTGCTAGGGACAAAGCTTTCCCATTTCCCATCTGAGCTCtgacaaggaaggaaggaaggaaggaagctgTCTCACCTGATGATGACACAGTCTAGGAAGTCAGTCAGCCTCCCATTCTGAGTGATGTAGGAGAAGTCAGGAAAGCGCCTCTGCAGAGACATGAAAAACCAGGTTATCCATTACAAAACCAAGCCAGGTACTACCACGTTACtaacccaacaaaacaactgtGTGAACGACCTGAAACACTGGAAACGTGCTCGATGTCGCATTTATGTGCAGAAAAAGTCAAAGAGATGAAGAACAGGAGGGGGGCAGCCAGAGGAGAGACAGAGAAACTGACCTTGTACATAAATCACAGCCAGGTTTATGTTCAGAGTAACACAGGTGAGCAGTGCTTTAGCTCACCCGTGACAACAAGGCAGGAAGCATCAAAACCTTTTCTATAGTGGCACAGCTGCTGTATCACACTTGAACTCTTCCTATCTATCTTACACAGTATTTTTGCCATCATTCCTCTCCTCTAATAGCAGGTGACCAAACATCATTCCTTGCTCTCTCTAAAGCATCAGAGATGGTGGTGCAGATCCCACAAGTAATTCACTGCCCAAAACCAAGCAGCACATTAAGAGCAGTCTAACTAGTGGCAGCATTAATGCTTTAAAGCATAGAAGGTACCTGCccatgtgaaatacagaaagacCCAAACCACCTGGAATGGAGCATGCACAGCTTGCTTCATGTATTTCCACGGTCCACAGCCCAGGGAAAGGATGGCTGGATGGTGGCACTTCACAGCCCAGGAATACATGAGAGGATGTACCTCCTGCTCAGGAAAGCAAGGTTTTGAAGGGGCAAGAGTTGATTCTCTGCCACAATCCAGCTCCAGCAGTGGCTGATAACAACCCGGTAACACCCACCTTGCTACTGCCACCCCTGTGTCTAATGTAAGATGAGCCGGGCAGTGTTCAAAGAGAAGGGAACAACAGCGGAACAATGAACCAGGAGCTGGGAACAGCCAGGCACATGCGCCCTGAGAGCAGCTCTCCACAGCATCCAGGCTTCTCCATACTCACATCATCGTTGTAGCCCATGTGCATCCCACAGTCCAGCATCACGTTCTTCCCGGCAATAGACACCAGGATGCAGCTGCGGCCCAcatcctgcccagctcctggaCCAGAGACACACAAGTAAGAAACCTCTGGGAGTATTTACAATCACTTCaagaaagaagcatttaaagGTCCATGAAAACCTTGTAGCCCCTTCCCAACGCAGGAAAAGGCCACATCCCTTCTTCCAAGCAGCAGATCTGCCAGAGGGCAGCAAATTTGAACTGACGTATCCCGTTCCCTGAACTTATAAGAGACCTTCCAGTTCCAAAACTGCAGTAAATGCAGCACTGGATACAAACCCGGAGCAGTTCAGATGCAGCCCACAGCTCACAGCTACACCATTTCAATTAAGAGCAACATAATCTCTTATCTGGAAAGGATTTATAGCATAGAGCTTGAAGTTCCCGGGGCTTTGCGCTTCCCCAAGTACTCTGCCTCTCAGTGCAAGCACCAGAGACCTTCATTAAGCTCCAGTTAAGTCCATACCAAGCCAGAAACTGTCAGGATATAGCAGTTCTGTTCAGCACATCCTCTGCCCTCTCAGTACATAAATGCAACCAAACACATTCTGTGCAAcccataaaggaaaaaaaggaggtgaaaaagagagaaatttgtTTCCTGTGGATCTTTAGCACTGTTCAGTGAATGAATTACCTGTTCTGTATAATACACCTCccaaatgattaaaaatacaattatacAAAATATAATTACTAGTGCGTGTTAATGAATCCTGTGACTAAAATAGGGTTATTGGACTGTTTGAGTCGTACTTGCTTGGAAGACAAAAGGAGGACAACGACACACTGACATCAAGCGAGGCCACTGCACCACTGAGACACAGAGAGCAGCGTATCCCCATGACTGGTTCCTGTGGCATGGAACAGCACATCGGGCTCCAGCAGCCGAACATGTATTACTTTGGATTCTAAATTCCAAAGGTTTTCCAGCATTCCCGTTTCAGGATGATCTTAGACTGGACTTACCCAGAGGAGTCACTTTTATCTCAGGCATTTTAACAAACTCTAAGCCTCCAACTTCACAGCAAAtcacttcagaaacagcttAACGGGGGCCACGAAAAGACGATTTCAGCGCTTCTTCAGCCGCCATCTCAATCATCCCTCAGCATCAGGCCGAACACTCCCGCAGGGGCCCAGCTCCTTCCTGGAGAGTCAGAAAACACAACTCAGACCATTGCCAGCCCCTGGACATCCCTCCCGCTTGGCTCCACCGCCACCCTCCCGCCGCGAAGCCCCTGAGGCGCTGGGGAGGGCGGACCCCGCTCCGCCCGGCGCTGCACCGCGTATCcgcccgctccgcgcccgcTGAGGCGACGCTGCCCCGTCAGGGCGGACCCCGCCGCGGTGCCACCCCCTGCCCCGTGTCAGCAGCACCGGCGCGGCCCCGCACCGGAGcgctcggcccggcccggccctcaCCCCTTCGGGCCCTCACGGCGGCGCCGGGCCCGCTCCCCGCAGCGCAGGCGCGGCGCGGGCTCCGCCCCGCGGAGGGGCGGCCATGGCGGCGCCGGCCGCGTTCAGCCTGCGGGAGGTGCTGGCCGCCTTCCAGGGGTGCGTGACGGAGCGGCGGGAGGTGCTGCTCGGGCCCTACCTGCGCGGCTGGCGGGGGCTCATCCGGTGAGTgcccgggcggcggcggcggcgggtcCGGCCCCGGCTTGTCCGGTAACGCGGGTCCccgtgtgtgtcccccccctgCAGGTTCCTGCATAGCCTGGGCGCCATCTTCTCCTTCGTCTCCAAGGACGCGGTGGCCAAGGTGCAGATCATGGAGGGGTACTGCGGCGGCGAGCAGCGGGAGCGGTACGTGTCGCTGCAGTCCATGGTGGAGTACGAGCTGGCCAGCGGGCTGGTGGACCTGCACAAGCGCTCGGGCCGGCCCGACTCCGGGTGCCGCACGGTGCTGCGGCTCCACCGCGCCCTGCgctggctgcagctcttcctggaGGGGCTGAGGACGGGCCGGGAGGACTCGAGGACATCCGTGATCTGCACGGACTCGTACAACGCTTCGCTGGCCGCTTACCACCCCTGGGTCATCCGCAAGGCCGCCACCGTGGCCTTCTGCGCGCTGCCGCCGCGGAACGCCTTCCTGGAGATCATGAACGTGGGCACGGCCGAGGACGCCGTGGCGATGCTGGGGGAGGCATTGCCCTACATCTGCAACGTCTACAGCATCACCCAGGAGCTCTTCGCGCACCACAAGCTGCTCGATCTTCCCTAGGGAGGGATGCTCGGGAGCCACGTCCCGACAGGAGGAG
This genomic window contains:
- the INTS11 gene encoding integrator complex subunit 11, with product MPEIKVTPLGAGQDVGRSCILVSIAGKNVMLDCGMHMGYNDDRRFPDFSYITQNGRLTDFLDCVIISHFHLDHCGALPYFSEMVGYDGPIYMTHPTKAICPILLEDYRKITVDKKGETNFFTSQMIKDCMKKVVAVHLHQTVQVDEELEIKAYYAGHVLGAAMFQIKVGCESVVYTGDYNMTPDRHLGAAWIDKCRPDLLITESTYATTIRDSKRCRERDFLKKVHETVERGGKVLIPVFALGRAQELCILLETFWERMNLKAPIYFSTGLTEKANHYYKLFITWTNQKIRKTFVQRNMFEFKHIKAFDRAFADNPGPMVVFATPGMLHAGQSLQIFRKWAGNEKNMVIMPGYCVQGTVGHKILSGQRKLEMEGRQILEVKMQVEYMSFSAHADAKGIMQLIRQAEPRNVLLVHGEAKKMEFLKQKIEQEFHVNCYMPANGETTTIFTNPSIPVDISLGLLKRETAIGLLPDVKKPKLMHGTLMMKDNSFRLVSPEQALKELGLAEHQLRFTCRVHIQDPRKEHETVLRVYNHLKGVLKDYSVQHLPDGSITVESILIQATAHSEDQGTKVLLVSWTYQDEELGSYLTSLLKKGLPQSTA
- the CPTP gene encoding ceramide-1-phosphate transfer protein, which translates into the protein MAAPAAFSLREVLAAFQGCVTERREVLLGPYLRGWRGLIRFLHSLGAIFSFVSKDAVAKVQIMEGYCGGEQRERYVSLQSMVEYELASGLVDLHKRSGRPDSGCRTVLRLHRALRWLQLFLEGLRTGREDSRTSVICTDSYNASLAAYHPWVIRKAATVAFCALPPRNAFLEIMNVGTAEDAVAMLGEALPYICNVYSITQELFAHHKLLDLP